The following are from one region of the Cytobacillus firmus genome:
- a CDS encoding gamma-type small acid-soluble spore protein: MAKQPNKSQAGTNVQEVRQQNAQSAGQGQYGTEFASETNAAEVRQQNQQAEARKGQNAGKQSR, encoded by the coding sequence ATGGCTAAACAACCAAACAAATCTCAAGCTGGAACTAACGTTCAAGAAGTGAGACAACAAAACGCACAATCTGCTGGCCAAGGCCAATACGGTACTGAATTTGCCAGCGAAACAAATGCTGCTGAAGTAAGACAGCAAAACCAGCAAGCTGAAGCTCGCAAAGGTCAAAATGCAGGCAAACAAAGCCGCTAA
- a CDS encoding ABC transporter ATP-binding protein: protein MNQAPVLDVKQLRTSFFSSDGEVPAVDDISFSVNKGEILGIVGESGCGKSVTSLSIMKLIPQPPGKIVGGEILLDGEDLVKASEKRMRELRGNEVAMIFQEPMTSLNPLFTIGDQLTEGIKLHKKLNKKAAIQQAVEMLKLVGLPRAEQIVKEYPHQLSGGMRQRVMIAMALSCHPRLLIADEPTTALDVTIQAQILALMKDLNEKLDTAIVMITHDLGVVAEVCERVIVMYAGKIVEEAPVEEIFKNPKHPYTQGLLQSVPDVREKKERLYSIPGNVPKPGSIKTGCRFAARCEFVHDRCMTESPPLYNANNAEQHTVRCFLHESGGVIDDRSAVGS from the coding sequence GTGAATCAAGCTCCAGTTTTAGATGTAAAACAGCTAAGGACATCCTTTTTCTCTTCAGATGGAGAAGTTCCGGCTGTGGATGATATCAGCTTCTCCGTCAACAAGGGTGAAATTCTGGGGATAGTAGGAGAATCAGGCTGCGGAAAGAGTGTTACATCTCTATCCATTATGAAGCTGATTCCACAGCCCCCGGGAAAAATTGTTGGCGGTGAAATTCTTTTAGATGGAGAAGATCTCGTTAAAGCATCAGAAAAAAGAATGCGTGAATTAAGGGGAAATGAAGTGGCTATGATTTTTCAGGAGCCGATGACTTCATTGAATCCGTTATTTACAATAGGAGATCAGCTGACAGAAGGAATCAAATTACATAAGAAATTAAATAAGAAGGCTGCAATCCAGCAGGCTGTTGAAATGCTTAAGCTTGTTGGCCTGCCTAGGGCAGAGCAGATAGTAAAGGAATATCCCCACCAGCTGTCAGGGGGAATGAGGCAGAGGGTAATGATTGCCATGGCCTTGTCCTGCCATCCTCGGCTTCTGATTGCAGATGAGCCGACAACTGCTTTAGACGTGACAATCCAGGCCCAGATATTAGCCCTTATGAAGGATCTTAATGAAAAGCTCGACACAGCCATAGTCATGATTACGCATGATCTCGGGGTAGTAGCGGAAGTATGTGAGAGGGTAATTGTCATGTATGCCGGGAAAATAGTGGAGGAAGCTCCAGTAGAAGAGATATTCAAAAATCCCAAGCATCCTTATACCCAGGGACTTCTGCAATCAGTGCCTGATGTAAGAGAGAAAAAGGAGCGATTATATTCCATTCCGGGAAATGTCCCAAAACCGGGCTCCATCAAGACTGGATGCCGTTTTGCAGCGCGCTGTGAATTTGTCCATGACCGATGCATGACGGAAAGTCCTCCGCTTTATAACGCCAATAATGCTGAACAGCATACAGTGCGCTGTTTCCTGCATGAGTCTGGGGGTGTCATTGATGACCGAAGTGCTGTTGGAAGTTAA
- a CDS encoding metal-dependent hydrolase — MDTGTHVVMGLALGGIATLDPVVAESSATATSVMIGAIVGSQIPDIDTVLKLRNNAVYIRNHRGITHSIPAVLLWPLVILAVVYPFFPSADLLHLWLWTFLAVFLHVFVDIFNAYGTQALRPFSSKWVALGIINTFDPFIFGIHVAGLFIWAFGAHPGYTFLIIYGIIFVYYLLRFAAQRSVLNAVKVMIPDATEIIIAPTMRFNQWRVAVMSRQQFFVGRAVKNHVRILDQFNRVPVPETPVIEAAKKDKNLSAFLSFSPVYRWEVDEYDDYYEVRFIDLRYRSNGHYPFVAVVQLDRDLNIQSSYTGWIFSEEKLRKKLDILPG; from the coding sequence TTGGATACCGGCACACATGTAGTGATGGGGCTGGCGCTTGGCGGCATAGCCACTCTTGATCCCGTTGTTGCGGAGAGTTCTGCTACAGCAACAAGTGTCATGATTGGTGCCATCGTCGGTTCTCAAATACCTGATATCGATACTGTCTTAAAACTAAGAAATAATGCCGTTTATATTCGCAATCACAGGGGAATTACCCACTCCATACCGGCCGTCCTGCTATGGCCGCTTGTCATACTTGCTGTGGTTTATCCGTTTTTTCCGTCTGCGGATCTGCTGCACTTATGGCTATGGACTTTTTTGGCTGTATTCCTGCATGTTTTTGTAGACATATTCAATGCATATGGAACACAGGCACTCCGGCCCTTTTCATCTAAATGGGTAGCACTGGGGATTATCAACACATTTGACCCGTTCATTTTCGGGATTCATGTCGCAGGATTATTCATCTGGGCATTTGGGGCTCATCCCGGTTATACATTTCTAATCATTTATGGCATTATTTTCGTTTATTATCTTCTGCGGTTTGCAGCCCAGAGAAGTGTCTTAAATGCCGTAAAGGTTATGATACCGGATGCAACTGAAATCATTATTGCCCCAACGATGAGGTTTAATCAGTGGCGTGTGGCGGTTATGAGCAGGCAGCAATTTTTCGTCGGGCGTGCTGTTAAAAACCATGTGAGAATTCTCGATCAATTTAATCGCGTTCCCGTTCCTGAGACACCTGTTATAGAAGCTGCGAAGAAAGATAAAAACCTATCTGCCTTCCTGTCCTTCTCACCGGTTTACCGCTGGGAAGTGGATGAATATGATGATTATTATGAAGTTCGCTTTATTGACCTCCGCTACCGGAGCAATGGACATTATCCATTTGTAGCCGTGGTTCAGCTCGATCGGGATTTAAACATTCAATCATCCTATACAGGCTGGATTTTCAGCGAGGAAAAGCTTCGAAAAAAACTGGATATTCTTCCGGGATAA
- the fabL gene encoding enoyl-[acyl-carrier-protein] reductase FabL has protein sequence MTQKVALVTGSSRGIGKATAIRLAKEGYDIVINYARSKSAANETASEIEALGRKALVVKANVGDVEKIKGLFAEIDREFGRLDVFVNNAASGVLRPVMELEESHWDWTMNINSKALLFCGQEAAKLMEKSGGGKIVSISSLGSIRYLENYTTVGVSKAALEALTRYLAVELAPKNIVVNAVSGGAVDTEALKHFPNRAELLEEAKTKTPAGRMVEIEDMVNTVMFLLGEESSMIRGQTIIVDGGISLLV, from the coding sequence ATGACACAAAAAGTAGCACTGGTAACAGGAAGCAGCAGAGGAATTGGAAAGGCAACAGCCATCAGGCTTGCCAAAGAAGGCTATGATATTGTCATCAATTACGCACGCAGCAAATCGGCTGCAAATGAAACAGCATCCGAAATTGAGGCGCTTGGCAGAAAAGCTCTGGTTGTCAAAGCAAACGTGGGGGATGTAGAGAAAATTAAAGGCCTGTTCGCTGAAATTGACCGTGAATTTGGAAGACTCGATGTGTTTGTCAACAATGCAGCTTCCGGAGTTCTCCGTCCGGTTATGGAACTGGAAGAATCTCATTGGGACTGGACGATGAACATTAACAGCAAAGCCCTGCTTTTCTGCGGTCAGGAAGCTGCAAAGCTAATGGAGAAAAGCGGCGGCGGAAAAATTGTTAGCATCAGCTCGCTGGGATCGATCCGCTATCTGGAAAACTATACGACTGTAGGGGTTTCCAAGGCAGCATTGGAAGCATTGACACGTTACCTGGCTGTTGAACTGGCTCCTAAAAATATTGTCGTTAACGCTGTTTCAGGCGGTGCAGTAGATACAGAAGCTTTAAAACATTTCCCTAACCGTGCAGAGCTTCTTGAAGAAGCAAAAACGAAAACACCTGCAGGACGAATGGTTGAAATTGAAGATATGGTGAATACGGTAATGTTTTTATTAGGTGAGGAATCCAGCATGATCCGCGGCCAGACGATTATTGTGGATGGCGGCATTTCCCTGCTTGTCTAA
- a CDS encoding small, acid-soluble spore protein K: MRNKSRNFPNQNNIKLEGEPRAKAEYASRRADGTINTHPQERMKASTDRESDTPEF; encoded by the coding sequence ATGCGCAATAAATCGAGAAATTTCCCAAATCAGAACAATATAAAATTGGAGGGGGAGCCGCGGGCAAAAGCAGAGTATGCTTCACGCCGGGCGGATGGCACCATTAACACCCACCCTCAGGAACGAATGAAGGCTTCTACAGACCGCGAAAGTGACACACCTGAATTTTAA
- a CDS encoding YgaB family protein, with the protein MENFNSLVSEQMKTMEKLLYLQSELERCQEIEEELKAIQQETELESVQYEIARMKEELKQIHRIFEEQTEEVIRSYQKVNVTV; encoded by the coding sequence ATGGAGAACTTTAACAGTTTAGTTTCAGAACAGATGAAAACGATGGAAAAGCTTCTTTATCTGCAGAGTGAGCTGGAGCGCTGCCAGGAGATTGAAGAGGAATTAAAAGCCATTCAGCAGGAAACAGAGCTTGAAAGCGTGCAGTATGAAATTGCCAGAATGAAGGAAGAGCTCAAACAAATTCATCGTATCTTTGAGGAACAGACCGAAGAGGTCATCCGCTCCTATCAGAAAGTAAATGTAACCGTCTAA
- a CDS encoding ABC transporter substrate-binding protein — MKKRNGIWFLIAALLLSLALAGCSSNSSSGTKDEKDKEKGTDTEEASSGGTLVFGRGGDSTSLDPAITTEGESFKVTKNIYETLIEFGEQDTEIQAGLATEWDTSEDGLKHTLKLREGVKFHDGTDFNAEAVVFNFERWKAGSAEQFYYYNSQFGDKISEVKAVDDYTVEFTLNKPIAPFLKNLAMSPFGIASPAAIEKHGEKFLHNPVGTGPFVFKEYKANDRITLVKNEEYWQEGLPKLDEVIFRVIPENSARLNALATGEVDLIDGVNFSDVGQIEGNPDLQTFERPSLNVAYLGLTSTRGPLKDKKVRQALNYAVDKQALIDAFYAGAAEPAKNPMPSVVAGYNDDVKDYEYDPEKAKELLKEAGYEDGFEMELWAMPVPRPYMPDGQKVAEALQANFDAIGVKAKIVTYEWGTYLDKAKNGEADTFLLGWTGDNGDADNFLYVLLDQDSIGSNNYSYYENPEVHELLVKAQASADQAEREKLYKEAQLLIKEDAPWIPLVHSRPILAGKADITGFKPHPTGSDLLATVEFK; from the coding sequence ATGAAGAAGCGCAATGGCATTTGGTTCCTGATTGCAGCTTTGTTACTGTCACTGGCTCTTGCCGGCTGCAGCAGCAACTCAAGCAGCGGAACGAAAGACGAAAAGGATAAAGAGAAAGGTACAGATACAGAAGAAGCGTCATCAGGCGGCACATTAGTATTTGGCCGCGGCGGTGATTCTACTTCACTTGATCCCGCTATTACAACAGAAGGCGAATCTTTTAAAGTTACAAAAAACATCTATGAAACTCTGATTGAATTTGGTGAGCAGGATACAGAAATTCAGGCTGGCCTTGCTACTGAATGGGATACAAGTGAAGACGGGCTAAAGCATACTTTAAAGCTTCGTGAAGGCGTAAAATTCCACGATGGAACTGATTTCAATGCCGAAGCAGTTGTCTTCAACTTTGAAAGATGGAAAGCAGGAAGCGCTGAACAGTTCTATTACTATAACTCTCAGTTTGGGGATAAAATCTCTGAAGTGAAAGCTGTAGATGATTACACAGTTGAGTTTACTTTAAACAAGCCAATTGCACCATTCTTAAAGAACCTTGCAATGTCTCCATTTGGAATTGCAAGCCCGGCAGCGATTGAAAAGCATGGTGAAAAATTCCTTCACAATCCGGTGGGAACAGGTCCATTTGTATTTAAAGAATACAAAGCAAACGACCGCATCACTCTTGTGAAAAACGAAGAATACTGGCAGGAAGGCCTTCCAAAGCTGGATGAAGTTATCTTCCGTGTCATCCCTGAAAACTCTGCTCGTCTGAACGCCCTTGCTACAGGCGAAGTCGACTTAATCGATGGTGTTAACTTCAGTGATGTTGGCCAAATCGAAGGAAATCCGGATCTTCAAACGTTTGAACGTCCATCATTAAACGTAGCTTACCTTGGATTGACAAGCACACGTGGACCATTAAAAGATAAAAAAGTCCGCCAGGCATTGAACTATGCAGTTGATAAGCAAGCTCTTATTGATGCATTCTATGCCGGTGCAGCTGAGCCTGCGAAAAACCCAATGCCTTCAGTTGTAGCGGGTTACAATGATGACGTTAAGGATTATGAGTATGACCCTGAGAAGGCTAAAGAACTTTTAAAAGAAGCAGGATATGAAGATGGTTTTGAAATGGAGCTATGGGCAATGCCGGTTCCTAGACCATATATGCCTGATGGACAAAAAGTGGCTGAAGCACTTCAAGCCAACTTTGATGCAATCGGCGTAAAAGCAAAGATTGTAACGTATGAGTGGGGTACTTACCTGGATAAAGCCAAGAATGGTGAAGCTGATACATTCCTATTAGGATGGACTGGCGATAATGGGGATGCTGATAACTTCCTGTATGTTCTTCTAGATCAGGACAGCATCGGTTCCAACAACTACTCTTATTACGAAAACCCTGAAGTGCATGAACTGCTTGTAAAAGCTCAGGCAAGTGCAGACCAGGCAGAGCGTGAAAAACTTTACAAAGAGGCTCAGCTTCTGATCAAAGAAGATGCTCCGTGGATTCCGCTTGTTCACTCAAGACCAATCCTTGCGGGTAAAGCTGATATCACTGGCTTCAAGCCGCATCCAACAGGTTCTGATTTACTGGCAACTGTAGAATTTAAATAA
- a CDS encoding YfhH family protein: MQEKRYSTMTTYELQQEIASLNEKAKKAEQMGMVNEFAVLERKVIMAKSYLLNPDDFLPGEIYEIDGDPGVYFKIDYMNGVFAWGFRLNGSKGEEALPISMLKKLAGKG, translated from the coding sequence ATGCAGGAAAAAAGATACAGTACAATGACTACGTATGAGCTTCAGCAGGAAATTGCCAGTTTAAATGAAAAAGCAAAGAAAGCGGAACAGATGGGGATGGTAAATGAGTTTGCCGTGCTTGAACGCAAAGTAATTATGGCGAAATCCTACCTGCTCAACCCGGATGATTTTTTACCCGGTGAAATTTATGAAATCGATGGGGATCCGGGAGTTTACTTTAAAATTGACTATATGAATGGTGTATTTGCCTGGGGATTCCGGCTGAATGGAAGCAAAGGAGAAGAAGCTCTGCCCATTTCCATGCTGAAAAAATTAGCGGGAAAAGGGTGA
- a CDS encoding YpzG family protein: MGNSKNFFGDNPYSSPFTSPHFRPKRAHSQVNGETQQTQDLIILKRQIRKNS; the protein is encoded by the coding sequence ATGGGAAACAGCAAAAACTTTTTTGGTGATAATCCGTATTCCAGTCCATTTACTTCACCGCACTTTAGGCCAAAACGTGCACATTCACAAGTAAATGGCGAGACCCAGCAAACACAAGACCTCATTATTTTAAAAAGGCAGATTCGCAAAAACTCTTAA
- a CDS encoding ABC transporter ATP-binding protein produces the protein MDSIKRYLKFVKPYRLQIIGTIIIGIIKFAIPLLIPLLIKYVIDDIIGNDALSQSDKNSTLLMVMAVMIALFVIARPPIEYYRQYFAQWVASKILYDIRDKLFTHIQKLSFRFYANTRTGEVISRVINDVEQTKTFVVTGLMNLWLDVATILIAVVIMMNMDVPLTIVSLLLFPFYAFSVKYFFGNLRKLTRARSQALAEVQGYLHERVQGMAVVKSFAIEDYEQTQFDSQNKNFLTKAIDHTKWNAKAFAVVNTITDISPLLVIGYSGYQVIQGDISLGVMMAFVAYIDRLYGPLRRLVNSSTTLTQSIASMDRVFELIDEKYDIDDSPDAIQCRDVKGHIQFEEVSFSYNENEPPVLKEINLDVTTGETIALVGMSGGGKSSLVGLIPRFYDVNEGRILLDGTDIRSFKVRSLRDKIGMVLQDNILFSESVKTNILLGKPDATEEEVVDAAKAANAHEFIMNLPEGYDTKVGERGVKLSGGQKQRIAIARIFLKNPPILVLDEATSALDLESEHLIQEALEKLAKDRTTFIVAHRLSTITHADRIILIEHGEISEAGSHDELMKKQGNYYKLFQVQQLEN, from the coding sequence TTGGACAGTATAAAAAGATATTTGAAATTCGTTAAGCCGTATCGGCTTCAGATTATCGGAACCATTATCATTGGCATCATTAAATTTGCCATACCGCTTTTGATTCCGCTTCTGATTAAGTATGTAATAGATGATATTATTGGCAATGATGCTTTGAGTCAGAGCGATAAGAACAGCACACTGTTAATGGTTATGGCTGTGATGATTGCTTTATTTGTCATCGCCCGTCCGCCAATTGAGTATTACCGACAATACTTTGCCCAGTGGGTGGCAAGCAAAATTCTATATGACATCCGGGATAAGCTTTTTACCCACATTCAAAAATTAAGCTTCCGATTCTATGCAAATACCAGAACAGGGGAAGTGATCTCAAGGGTCATAAATGATGTTGAGCAAACCAAAACATTCGTCGTAACCGGTTTAATGAATTTATGGCTTGATGTGGCAACTATTTTAATTGCCGTTGTCATTATGATGAATATGGACGTTCCGCTGACGATTGTGTCACTGCTGTTATTTCCATTTTATGCTTTTTCAGTCAAGTACTTTTTTGGGAACCTCAGAAAGCTGACAAGGGCTCGTTCACAGGCTCTTGCAGAGGTGCAGGGTTATCTTCATGAACGTGTTCAGGGAATGGCAGTTGTTAAAAGCTTTGCCATTGAGGATTATGAGCAAACCCAATTTGATTCGCAAAATAAGAATTTCCTGACAAAAGCGATTGACCATACGAAGTGGAATGCAAAAGCATTTGCAGTAGTTAACACCATTACAGATATTTCACCGCTTTTAGTCATTGGATATTCGGGATACCAGGTTATCCAGGGAGATATTTCCCTCGGTGTCATGATGGCATTTGTCGCTTATATAGATAGATTGTACGGACCGCTTAGAAGACTTGTTAACTCTTCAACCACCTTAACCCAATCAATCGCATCCATGGACCGGGTATTTGAGTTAATAGATGAGAAATACGATATTGACGATTCACCTGATGCCATCCAATGCCGGGATGTTAAAGGGCATATCCAATTTGAAGAAGTGAGCTTTTCCTACAATGAGAATGAGCCTCCGGTATTGAAGGAAATAAATCTCGATGTAACAACAGGGGAAACGATTGCCCTTGTAGGGATGAGCGGAGGAGGAAAGTCCTCTCTGGTAGGGCTGATTCCTCGTTTTTACGATGTGAATGAAGGCAGAATTCTGCTTGACGGCACTGATATCCGTTCGTTTAAAGTTAGGAGCCTTCGCGATAAAATCGGGATGGTGCTTCAGGATAATATTTTGTTCAGTGAATCGGTCAAAACTAACATTCTGCTCGGAAAACCCGATGCCACTGAAGAGGAAGTAGTCGATGCTGCCAAGGCTGCAAATGCCCACGAATTTATTATGAATCTACCTGAAGGCTATGATACCAAGGTTGGCGAGCGCGGTGTGAAACTGTCGGGAGGACAGAAGCAGCGAATTGCGATTGCGAGAATCTTTTTGAAAAATCCGCCGATCCTTGTGCTGGATGAAGCCACTTCAGCCCTTGATCTGGAGAGTGAACATCTGATACAGGAAGCATTGGAAAAATTGGCTAAAGACCGCACGACTTTTATCGTGGCCCATCGACTTTCCACCATCACACATGCAGATAGAATTATTCTGATAGAGCATGGTGAAATTTCTGAAGCGGGAAGCCATGACGAATTAATGAAAAAACAAGGGAATTATTATAAGCTTTTTCAAGTTCAGCAGCTTGAAAATTAG
- a CDS encoding ABC transporter ATP-binding protein yields the protein MTEVLLEVNQLKKYFPVTGGLFGRKQGDVKAVDDISFFVNKGETLGLVGESGCGKSTTGRMLMRLIEPTEGKVVFDGKDLTSLNSSEMRKMRKEMQMVFQDPFASLNPRNTVEQILEEPLIVHGIGNKEERKQRVREMLEVVGLSSYHAKRYPHQFSGGQRQRIGIARALMTKPKLIIADEPVSALDVSIQSQVLNLLEDLQKEFQLTYIFIAHDLGVVKHISDRVGVMYLGRLVEITTSDQLYDKPLHPYTKALLGAVPIPDPTLKKDRELLTGDIPSPQNPPAGCAFHTRCNECMEICKTDRPQLKEIEPGHFAACHLYS from the coding sequence ATGACCGAAGTGCTGTTGGAAGTTAATCAGTTAAAGAAATACTTTCCCGTAACAGGGGGTCTGTTTGGAAGAAAGCAGGGTGACGTGAAAGCGGTTGATGATATCAGCTTCTTCGTTAACAAAGGAGAAACGCTTGGCCTTGTAGGTGAATCTGGCTGCGGCAAATCAACCACAGGAAGAATGCTGATGCGTCTGATTGAACCAACAGAGGGGAAAGTAGTTTTTGATGGCAAGGACCTGACTTCCCTAAACTCATCGGAAATGCGCAAGATGAGAAAGGAAATGCAGATGGTGTTCCAGGATCCGTTTGCGTCATTAAATCCTCGCAATACTGTTGAGCAGATTTTGGAGGAGCCTCTCATTGTCCATGGCATCGGGAACAAAGAAGAGCGTAAACAGCGGGTAAGGGAGATGCTTGAGGTTGTCGGCCTCAGCAGCTACCATGCCAAACGCTATCCGCACCAATTCAGCGGAGGCCAAAGGCAGAGGATAGGAATCGCAAGAGCATTGATGACCAAGCCTAAGCTGATCATTGCAGATGAACCTGTTTCAGCACTTGATGTGTCCATTCAATCACAGGTGCTCAACCTGCTGGAAGATCTTCAAAAAGAGTTTCAGCTGACGTATATATTCATTGCCCATGATCTCGGGGTAGTTAAACATATCAGTGATAGAGTTGGTGTTATGTATCTTGGAAGATTAGTAGAGATCACAACCTCTGACCAGCTCTACGATAAGCCACTGCATCCTTACACAAAGGCATTGCTTGGTGCAGTTCCCATTCCTGATCCGACATTAAAGAAAGACAGGGAGCTATTAACCGGGGACATTCCAAGCCCGCAGAATCCGCCAGCTGGATGTGCCTTCCATACTAGATGTAATGAATGCATGGAAATCTGCAAAACAGATAGGCCGCAGCTGAAGGAAATTGAACCGGGTCACTTTGCAGCCTGCCATCTCTATAGCTGA
- the mutY gene encoding A/G-specific adenine glycosylase, whose product MKEVSQNTIESTDIKGFQDDLLSWFEAEQRDLPWRKDQDPYKVWVSEIMLQQTRVDTVIPYFHRFIEQFPTIKDLSEADEEKVLKAWEGLGYYSRARNLQAAVREVHEKYGGKVPDTPKEISSLKGVGPYTAGAILSIAYGVPEPAVDGNVMRVLSRILSIWEDIAKPSSRKIFESSVRTLISHENPSHFNQALMELGALICTPTSPSCLLCPVREHCTAFYEGTQQDLPVKTKTKKQKNVQLAAAVLIDDQDRVLIHKRPGKGLLANLWEFPMTEINIAYVSDKEQMKDAFSTQYGANVDIQEMTGQIEHVFSHLTWNINVYKGKLLELKEEKNDLKLVTLEEMKEFPFPVSHQKIWKQYLES is encoded by the coding sequence TTGAAAGAAGTTAGTCAAAATACAATCGAATCAACCGATATAAAAGGTTTTCAGGATGATTTGCTCAGCTGGTTCGAAGCGGAGCAAAGGGATTTGCCCTGGAGAAAGGATCAGGATCCGTACAAAGTCTGGGTTTCTGAAATTATGCTTCAGCAGACGCGGGTGGACACCGTGATCCCCTATTTTCACCGTTTTATTGAACAGTTTCCAACCATCAAGGATCTTTCTGAAGCAGACGAAGAAAAGGTATTAAAAGCCTGGGAAGGTCTGGGGTATTATTCACGGGCAAGAAATCTTCAGGCTGCTGTCCGGGAGGTTCATGAAAAATATGGCGGAAAAGTTCCGGATACGCCAAAAGAGATCTCGTCCCTAAAAGGAGTGGGACCCTATACGGCAGGGGCCATTCTCAGTATAGCGTATGGAGTACCCGAACCGGCTGTGGATGGCAATGTAATGCGTGTCCTGTCGCGAATCCTCTCCATCTGGGAAGATATTGCCAAGCCATCTTCCAGGAAAATATTTGAGTCTTCCGTTCGAACATTAATTTCACATGAAAACCCGTCCCATTTCAACCAGGCGCTGATGGAGCTTGGCGCATTAATATGTACACCAACCTCTCCTTCCTGTTTATTATGCCCGGTGAGAGAACATTGTACTGCGTTTTATGAAGGGACTCAGCAGGATCTGCCCGTAAAAACAAAAACCAAAAAGCAAAAAAATGTGCAATTAGCGGCAGCTGTCCTTATCGATGATCAAGACAGAGTGCTAATACACAAAAGACCTGGCAAAGGCCTGCTTGCTAATCTCTGGGAATTTCCCATGACAGAGATCAACATTGCTTATGTAAGCGACAAAGAGCAGATGAAGGATGCGTTCAGTACCCAATATGGCGCCAATGTAGATATTCAGGAAATGACGGGTCAGATCGAACACGTTTTTTCCCATTTGACATGGAACATTAATGTGTATAAAGGGAAATTATTAGAACTCAAAGAGGAAAAAAATGATTTGAAATTAGTCACACTTGAAGAGATGAAGGAATTTCCTTTTCCGGTATCCCATCAGAAAATCTGGAAGCAATACTTGGAAAGCTGA
- the ntdP gene encoding nucleoside tri-diphosphate phosphatase, which produces MAVPIEGEPMQIHSYKHNGHIHRVWEETTVLKGTQNLVIGGNDRTIVTESDGRTWVTREPAICYFHSQHWFNVIGMIREDGVYYYCNISSPFICDGEALKYIDYDLDIKVYPDMTFNLLDEDEYERHRQEMNYPDVIDSILKSNVDNLIHWIRQRKGPFAPDFIDIWYERYLTYRR; this is translated from the coding sequence ATGGCGGTACCCATCGAAGGCGAACCAATGCAAATACACAGCTATAAACATAATGGGCATATCCACCGCGTCTGGGAGGAAACAACCGTATTAAAAGGGACACAAAATCTGGTGATTGGCGGAAATGACCGGACAATCGTAACAGAATCTGACGGAAGAACATGGGTGACGAGAGAGCCAGCGATTTGTTATTTTCATTCTCAGCACTGGTTTAATGTGATTGGAATGATTCGGGAAGATGGTGTTTATTATTACTGTAATATCAGTTCCCCATTTATTTGTGATGGAGAAGCGTTAAAGTATATTGATTATGATCTCGATATTAAAGTATATCCGGACATGACATTCAACTTGCTTGATGAAGATGAGTATGAACGGCACCGTCAGGAAATGAACTATCCCGATGTGATTGACAGCATCCTTAAATCAAATGTGGACAACCTCATCCATTGGATCCGTCAGAGAAAAGGTCCTTTTGCACCCGATTTTATTGATATATGGTATGAACGTTATCTTACTTACAGACGCTAA
- a CDS encoding YfhJ family protein, which yields MNEYQQKLYELLLEKNDLLSASQAQTWIELLWEDFEATYAKAGREYKGAEMTERIVRQWIENYGSRLHEFVANNPKYKHLLEQDKNTLN from the coding sequence ATGAATGAGTACCAGCAAAAGCTTTATGAGCTTTTATTGGAAAAGAATGACCTGCTTTCAGCAAGTCAGGCCCAGACATGGATTGAACTGCTTTGGGAGGATTTCGAAGCAACATATGCCAAGGCTGGCAGAGAATATAAGGGTGCTGAAATGACAGAAAGAATTGTAAGGCAATGGATCGAAAACTATGGCAGCAGGCTCCATGAATTTGTTGCCAATAATCCTAAATACAAGCATTTGCTTGAGCAGGATAAGAATACCCTAAATTAA